In a genomic window of Methylobacter sp. YRD-M1:
- a CDS encoding HlyD family secretion protein: MYWLKAIHPFETTDNTYLKSHLSLVSPKETGYVKEVLFEDNQKVMPGDLLVVIDDHDFQAKVAQAEAQVLIETAHIHTLETEKRTQSAKIRQQEANIAAAEADLERAAKDTKRFGNLAAEGAVSAQTRDAAEAALKQAAAQREKTLSARLEAESELASLEARIDETRAKLKAAQSALELARINLANTRIVAPIAGVIGNRSVQIGQLVKPGSVLAYLIPTDGLFVEANFKETQIGRMQPGQPVDILIDAYPDNRFEGMVDSFAPASGSEFSLLPPENATGNFTKIVRRVPVKIRFKPGTDLSRLRPGLSTVVKVRVG, encoded by the coding sequence ATGTACTGGCTCAAAGCGATCCACCCCTTCGAGACAACCGACAACACCTACCTTAAATCGCATCTGAGCCTGGTCAGCCCCAAGGAAACAGGCTATGTCAAAGAGGTACTATTCGAGGACAATCAGAAAGTGATGCCGGGCGATCTGCTCGTTGTGATCGACGACCATGACTTCCAGGCCAAGGTCGCTCAGGCGGAAGCGCAAGTGTTGATAGAAACGGCGCACATCCATACGCTGGAAACCGAAAAACGTACGCAGAGCGCCAAAATCCGTCAGCAGGAAGCCAATATCGCCGCTGCGGAAGCCGATCTGGAGCGCGCAGCGAAGGATACGAAACGCTTCGGCAACCTGGCGGCGGAGGGAGCGGTTTCAGCCCAAACCCGCGATGCCGCCGAAGCCGCCCTTAAGCAGGCGGCTGCCCAGCGGGAAAAAACCCTCTCGGCGCGGCTGGAAGCGGAGAGCGAACTGGCCTCGCTGGAAGCGCGCATCGACGAAACCCGGGCCAAATTGAAGGCGGCCCAGTCCGCCCTGGAACTGGCCCGCATTAATCTGGCGAACACGCGCATAGTCGCCCCCATCGCCGGCGTCATCGGCAATCGCAGCGTGCAGATAGGGCAACTGGTCAAACCCGGCAGCGTGCTGGCATACCTGATTCCGACCGACGGCCTGTTCGTGGAAGCCAATTTCAAGGAAACCCAGATCGGGCGCATGCAGCCGGGCCAGCCGGTGGACATACTGATCGATGCTTATCCTGACAATCGGTTCGAAGGGATGGTGGACAGCTTCGCACCCGCTTCCGGTTCGGAATTCAGCCTGTTGCCGCCGGAAAACGCCACCGGCAATTTCACCAAGATCGTGCGGCGCGTGCCGGTTAAGATCCGCTTCAAACCCGGCACTGATCTGAGCCGCCTGAGGCCGGGTCTGTCCACGGTAGTCAAGGTCAGGGTCGGGTAA
- a CDS encoding fatty acid--CoA ligase, producing the protein MKSSEFQTLAEMCIQQAQARPDAVAFIAGGNRQTFQQLDLSSNQVGHGLIAAGVKPGSRAAIIGKDTIAHYEILFGCAKIKAVLVDLNWRLAPPEILYILNDSETEVLFVAQEFFPLVESLAPQLTTVRTIIALDGGHPNWPSYEDWKTAKPATSVAGEYSADDAAVQMYSSGTTGRPKGVQLANYSFFRLMQGMRAAGDHWMSLNPDDTLLLALPQFHIGGLWWAIQGYAVGAAGVIVDTFVAWQALQLIEQHQVTKAVLVPSMIQLMLEEPSCAQTDLSSFKGLLYGGSPVAPPLLRKAMEIFGCDFFQIYGLTETGNMAVCLRPADHCPEGSPRMKAAGKPLPGVEIKIIDGQGRLLPAGRSGEICIKSPSNMLGYWKNESATAQTLVGGWVHTGDVGYKDEEGYVYVCDRIKDMIIYAGENLFPAEIEAVLSEHEAVAEVAVIGIPDEKWGEVVKAFVVPRQGGEIKQRELIDFARSRIADFKVPKSVTFVDALPRNPSGKVLKRVLRAPFWQDQDRQVS; encoded by the coding sequence ATGAAATCCAGTGAGTTTCAAACCCTTGCCGAGATGTGCATCCAGCAGGCCCAAGCGCGGCCGGATGCCGTTGCCTTTATAGCGGGCGGCAATCGACAGACCTTTCAGCAGCTTGATCTAAGCAGTAATCAAGTCGGCCACGGTTTGATCGCAGCCGGTGTCAAGCCCGGCTCCAGGGCGGCGATAATCGGCAAGGATACCATTGCTCACTACGAGATTCTGTTCGGCTGCGCCAAGATCAAAGCGGTGCTGGTCGACCTGAATTGGCGGCTGGCCCCTCCCGAGATACTTTATATCCTGAACGACAGCGAAACCGAAGTGCTGTTTGTGGCGCAGGAGTTCTTCCCGTTAGTCGAATCTCTGGCTCCGCAGCTGACCACCGTTCGGACGATAATCGCTCTGGACGGCGGCCATCCAAACTGGCCGTCCTATGAGGACTGGAAAACCGCAAAACCGGCCACGTCAGTTGCCGGTGAATACAGTGCCGACGATGCGGCCGTGCAAATGTATTCCAGCGGCACAACAGGGCGGCCTAAGGGCGTACAACTCGCGAATTACAGCTTTTTCAGGCTGATGCAAGGCATGCGGGCAGCCGGCGATCACTGGATGTCGCTGAATCCGGACGACACCCTGCTGCTGGCTCTGCCGCAATTTCACATAGGCGGGCTCTGGTGGGCCATACAAGGTTATGCGGTCGGCGCTGCCGGCGTCATCGTCGACACCTTCGTCGCCTGGCAGGCCCTGCAGCTGATCGAGCAGCATCAAGTTACCAAGGCCGTGCTGGTGCCGTCGATGATCCAACTGATGCTGGAAGAACCCAGCTGCGCACAAACCGATTTATCGTCGTTCAAGGGACTGCTCTATGGCGGCTCGCCGGTCGCCCCGCCGCTGCTGCGCAAGGCCATGGAAATCTTCGGCTGCGATTTCTTTCAGATTTACGGGCTGACCGAGACCGGCAATATGGCCGTGTGCCTGCGTCCCGCCGATCATTGCCCGGAGGGCAGTCCAAGAATGAAAGCCGCAGGAAAACCCTTGCCCGGCGTCGAGATCAAGATCATTGACGGGCAAGGCCGGCTATTGCCGGCGGGACGCAGCGGCGAGATCTGCATTAAATCACCCAGCAACATGCTGGGCTATTGGAAGAATGAATCCGCCACCGCGCAAACGCTGGTCGGTGGCTGGGTACATACCGGCGACGTGGGCTATAAGGATGAGGAGGGCTACGTCTATGTCTGCGACAGGATCAAAGACATGATCATCTACGCGGGAGAAAACCTGTTCCCCGCCGAAATTGAAGCCGTGCTGAGCGAGCATGAGGCAGTCGCCGAAGTCGCTGTTATCGGGATTCCCGATGAGAAATGGGGGGAGGTCGTAAAAGCCTTTGTCGTGCCGCGCCAGGGCGGCGAGATCAAGCAACGGGAGTTGATTGATTTCGCCAGAAGCCGTATCGCGGATTTCAAAGTGCCTAAATCGGTTACGTTTGTTGATGCCTTGCCGAGAAATCCAAGCGGTAAAGTCCTTAAACGGGTGCTGAGGGCGCCGTTTTGGCAAGATCAGGACAGGCAGGTTAGTTAG
- a CDS encoding HMA2 domain-containing protein, translated as MIDDEIRPSAFIKHQLPGRVRLKIPQKRGDINYFNRLEELFSDFLGINELKLNPSTASIVINHENGVSLQDIVEFAKTRNLFNLVKEAEDHDEIIPNLYIKALTLTGFNRFDKALLDYSKGRLDARSFLFLSLIGLAIHQAARGNVLAPASSLLIYAVQLLHVEDINQIEYEQKADSESE; from the coding sequence ATGATCGATGACGAAATTCGGCCTTCCGCTTTCATTAAGCATCAATTGCCGGGACGAGTCAGACTGAAAATACCGCAAAAACGGGGCGATATTAATTATTTTAATCGTCTTGAAGAACTGTTTTCCGATTTTCTCGGTATCAATGAATTGAAATTGAACCCATCGACGGCAAGTATTGTGATCAATCACGAAAACGGTGTTTCTCTTCAGGATATTGTCGAATTTGCCAAAACAAGAAACCTCTTCAACTTAGTAAAAGAAGCTGAAGATCATGATGAAATAATTCCGAATCTGTATATCAAAGCGTTGACTTTGACTGGCTTTAATCGGTTTGACAAGGCGCTGCTGGATTACAGTAAAGGCCGGCTCGATGCCCGCTCATTTTTATTTTTGAGCTTGATCGGATTAGCGATTCATCAGGCGGCGCGGGGCAATGTTTTGGCGCCGGCGTCCAGCCTTCTGATATATGCGGTTCAGTTGCTGCATGTGGAAGACATCAATCAGATTGAGTACGAACAAAAAGCCGATTCCGAGAGTGAGTGA
- a CDS encoding glycosyltransferase — MLTNTYKPHVGGVARSVEAFTAEYRRCGHRVLVVAPAFDGMPRNETDVVRVPAIQNFNGSDFSVALPVPGLLTEALDAFQPDLVHAHHSFLLGMTALRVARYRKLPLVFTHHTLYEQYTHYVPGNSPALRRFIIELATRYANLCDQVFSPSESIAELLRERGVETPIAVVPTGVNVEHFRQGNGSGFRKNMGIPDNAFVAGHVGRLAPEKNLVFLAEAVAAFLKLEPRACFLLVGTGPSEADVRAIFEHEGVSARLHVAGILESRQLADAYHAMDVFAFSSKSETQGMVLAEAMAAGVPVVGLDAPGVREIVKDRRNGLLLHEQSVSAFVFALQWVADLVWTERQALKQRALDTAEEFSMPRSTATALACYETLRARALADHTAEDEQWEQVLHLIEAEWNILKGLTGAAVAALGGPEIQNRRAV, encoded by the coding sequence ATGCTGACCAACACTTACAAGCCGCACGTGGGCGGTGTGGCCCGCTCGGTAGAGGCCTTCACCGCCGAGTACCGGCGCTGCGGCCACCGGGTGCTGGTAGTGGCGCCAGCGTTCGATGGCATGCCGAGGAACGAGACGGATGTAGTTCGCGTGCCGGCCATCCAGAACTTCAACGGCAGCGATTTTTCCGTCGCGTTGCCGGTTCCGGGTTTACTCACCGAGGCCCTGGACGCCTTCCAGCCAGACCTCGTGCATGCGCACCACTCATTCCTGCTGGGCATGACGGCGCTGCGCGTGGCGCGTTACCGGAAACTGCCGCTGGTATTCACCCATCACACATTGTATGAACAATATACCCATTACGTACCCGGCAACTCGCCGGCTTTGCGGCGTTTTATCATCGAGCTGGCCACCCGCTATGCAAACCTGTGCGATCAGGTATTCAGTCCGAGCGAAAGTATCGCCGAACTGTTGCGGGAGCGCGGCGTCGAGACGCCCATCGCTGTGGTGCCCACCGGTGTGAATGTGGAGCATTTCAGACAAGGGAATGGGTCTGGCTTTCGCAAAAATATGGGCATCCCCGACAATGCCTTTGTGGCCGGTCACGTGGGGCGGCTGGCGCCGGAGAAGAATCTGGTGTTTCTGGCCGAGGCGGTAGCGGCCTTTCTCAAGTTGGAGCCTCGCGCCTGTTTCCTGCTGGTAGGCACTGGCCCATCGGAAGCGGATGTGCGGGCGATCTTCGAGCACGAGGGGGTGAGTGCGCGCCTGCATGTGGCGGGCATTCTGGAATCCCGACAATTGGCAGATGCCTATCATGCCATGGACGTGTTCGCTTTCTCTTCCAAGAGCGAAACCCAGGGTATGGTACTGGCCGAGGCTATGGCCGCGGGCGTGCCCGTGGTGGGTCTGGATGCGCCCGGCGTGCGGGAAATAGTCAAGGACCGGCGCAACGGGCTGCTGCTGCATGAGCAGAGCGTCTCGGCTTTCGTCTTTGCGCTGCAATGGGTGGCGGATCTGGTCTGGACTGAAAGACAAGCGCTCAAACAACGCGCCCTTGATACGGCTGAGGAATTTTCTATGCCGCGCTCGACGGCTACGGCACTGGCCTGCTACGAGACATTGCGCGCGCGGGCATTGGCCGATCACACTGCAGAAGACGAGCAGTGGGAGCAGGTATTGCATCTTATCGAGGCAGAGTGGAACATCCTCAAGGGCTTGACAGGTGCTGCCGTAGCCGCGCTCGGCGGCCCGGAAATTCAGAATCGGAGGGCTGTGTGA
- a CDS encoding DUF5132 domain-containing protein, whose protein sequence is MKIDDLYKNGVPLGIAIGVGATILAKAVIPMLPDLVRAARPGAREALKSGILLMEQGREILAEISEEVEDILAEARSDLQQRYDVSQPEMSESSEATSDQGES, encoded by the coding sequence ATGAAAATAGACGACTTATATAAGAACGGCGTCCCGCTTGGAATCGCCATTGGGGTCGGCGCAACAATTCTAGCTAAAGCCGTAATACCCATGTTGCCTGATCTTGTCAGGGCGGCTCGCCCTGGCGCGCGTGAGGCGCTCAAATCAGGGATATTGCTTATGGAGCAGGGACGGGAAATCCTCGCCGAAATCAGCGAAGAAGTTGAAGATATATTGGCTGAAGCCCGGTCCGATCTTCAGCAAAGATATGACGTAAGCCAACCCGAAATGTCCGAATCCAGTGAAGCCACCTCCGATCAGGGTGAATCATGA
- a CDS encoding DHA2 family efflux MFS transporter permease subunit, which yields MAAVVKPSPPQPTSASEKPPEIAAPVNADEKTVSPQQWIGFFAMVLGMFLAVLDIQIVASSLEQIQAALSATQDEITWVQTAYLVAEVVIIPLSGWLGRALSMRYLFALSSGGFTVMSLLCAFAWNLPSMIAFRALQGFFGGAMIPSVFAVTYTLFPRRLQPTMTVVVAMVVTVAPTAGPVLGGYLTEVASWNTMFLINIVPGILVSVATGLFLRVDEPDWALLKRIDFRGILYIIVFLGSTEFVLEEGVREEWFESREIVFFTLVAAVSGIAMFYRELTIEHPIVDLWAFRNRNFAIGCLFSFILGIGLYSIIFLMPTYLTTVKGLNSLQVGQYIMVTGLFQFASAFIAGRVAKKLGPRLTLALGLFGFGLGTLINSNLTHEAGYWEFFWPQALRGFCLMFCFLPINYLTFGTLPPEEVKNASGLYNLMRNLGGAIGLALANTLMIRLNKEHYAVLREAVKPGSTTAQALLGSLQERFSYASLPDSDLAALQQVYGLVRREAEVLTINTLFNILALIFFLALLLIPLIRTAPAASGGTGRR from the coding sequence ATGGCAGCGGTAGTAAAGCCCTCCCCGCCTCAGCCGACGAGCGCCAGCGAAAAACCGCCTGAGATCGCGGCCCCGGTCAACGCCGACGAGAAGACGGTCAGCCCCCAGCAATGGATAGGATTTTTCGCTATGGTCTTGGGGATGTTCCTGGCGGTCCTGGATATTCAGATCGTCGCCAGTTCCCTGGAACAGATCCAGGCTGCGCTGTCGGCGACTCAGGATGAAATCACCTGGGTGCAGACCGCCTATCTGGTGGCGGAAGTGGTCATCATTCCATTGTCCGGCTGGCTCGGGCGGGCGCTGTCCATGCGTTACCTGTTCGCCCTGTCCAGCGGCGGCTTCACCGTTATGAGCCTCTTGTGCGCATTCGCCTGGAACCTGCCGTCCATGATAGCGTTCCGCGCGCTCCAGGGATTTTTCGGAGGCGCGATGATCCCATCAGTGTTTGCCGTGACTTATACATTGTTCCCGCGCCGCCTTCAGCCCACGATGACAGTCGTCGTCGCCATGGTGGTGACGGTCGCGCCCACGGCGGGCCCGGTGCTGGGCGGCTATCTCACCGAAGTGGCGTCCTGGAACACAATGTTCCTGATTAACATAGTGCCGGGAATACTGGTATCCGTGGCTACCGGGTTGTTTCTGCGGGTGGACGAACCGGACTGGGCGCTGCTGAAGCGAATCGACTTCCGCGGCATCCTGTATATCATTGTCTTCCTCGGCAGCACGGAATTCGTGCTGGAGGAAGGCGTGCGCGAGGAATGGTTCGAAAGCCGCGAGATCGTGTTCTTCACCCTGGTCGCGGCCGTCTCCGGCATCGCCATGTTCTACCGAGAGCTGACCATCGAACACCCGATCGTGGACCTGTGGGCGTTCCGCAACCGCAATTTCGCCATAGGCTGCCTGTTCAGCTTCATTCTCGGCATCGGGCTTTATTCCATCATTTTCCTGATGCCGACCTATCTGACCACTGTCAAAGGGCTGAACAGCCTGCAGGTCGGCCAGTACATCATGGTCACCGGACTGTTTCAGTTCGCCTCCGCCTTCATCGCCGGCCGGGTTGCCAAAAAGCTTGGCCCGCGCCTGACGTTGGCCCTCGGGCTGTTCGGTTTCGGCCTCGGTACTCTGATAAACAGCAATCTGACGCATGAGGCCGGATACTGGGAATTCTTCTGGCCGCAGGCGCTCCGGGGCTTCTGCCTGATGTTCTGCTTTCTGCCCATCAATTACCTGACTTTCGGCACGTTGCCGCCGGAAGAAGTGAAAAATGCCAGCGGGCTGTACAATCTCATGCGAAACCTGGGCGGAGCCATCGGCCTGGCACTCGCCAACACCCTCATGATCAGGCTGAACAAGGAACATTACGCCGTATTGCGCGAGGCGGTGAAGCCCGGTTCGACAACAGCTCAAGCCCTGTTGGGCAGTTTGCAGGAACGATTCAGCTATGCGTCGTTGCCCGACAGTGATCTGGCCGCACTGCAGCAGGTTTACGGTCTGGTGAGGCGCGAGGCGGAAGTGCTTACCATCAATACCCTATTCAATATCCTGGCCCTGATCTTCTTCCTGGCCTTATTGCTGATACCGCTGATTAGAACAGCGCCGGCGGCTTCTGGCGGCACGGGCCGCCGTTGA
- a CDS encoding NAD-dependent epimerase/dehydratase family protein has translation MNILVTGATGFLGYHVVKLLNIRKERPRVLLPADIDPDLPALKALKKLDIEVFEGSTHDMASLQAACEGIDTALHLEFALALGSGEQAERSLYEKNVVGTRNLLDAAARAGIARVVVSSSVLTVGLNHSPLPLDEEADWDRYAISLPYALSRRQAEQEALARFPEGMPKVVVTNPAFTLGPEDWVGAPANKLIMKMAKPGFRITAPIGFGILDVRDYADGVLRAAERGTSGQRYILSGENMTPDQLVGKVAETAGIKPPAWLFSLRAWMIRPIVSALALWSRLRGKPVKVAPNLLDLWGRYAWYDANRARNELGWKPRPLQESLRDTIQWMNENRPA, from the coding sequence ATGAATATACTTGTTACCGGAGCGACTGGCTTTCTTGGGTATCACGTTGTTAAGCTGCTTAATATCCGTAAGGAACGGCCCCGAGTATTACTGCCTGCCGACATTGATCCGGATTTGCCGGCTCTGAAAGCCCTGAAAAAGCTCGACATCGAAGTATTTGAAGGCAGCACGCATGACATGGCCTCACTGCAGGCCGCCTGTGAAGGCATCGATACGGCCTTGCATCTGGAATTTGCGCTTGCGTTGGGCAGCGGCGAGCAGGCAGAACGGAGTTTGTACGAAAAAAATGTAGTCGGCACGCGCAATTTGCTGGATGCCGCCGCACGTGCCGGTATAGCGAGGGTCGTAGTGAGCAGCAGCGTGCTTACCGTAGGCCTGAACCACAGTCCGCTTCCGCTCGATGAGGAAGCCGACTGGGACCGTTACGCCATCTCGCTGCCCTATGCCCTGTCCCGACGTCAGGCCGAGCAGGAGGCGCTGGCTCGTTTCCCTGAGGGCATGCCCAAGGTTGTTGTGACTAATCCTGCCTTTACGTTAGGCCCGGAAGACTGGGTCGGAGCACCGGCAAACAAACTGATAATGAAAATGGCTAAACCCGGATTCCGCATTACCGCGCCGATCGGTTTTGGAATCCTCGACGTGCGCGATTACGCAGATGGCGTGCTGCGCGCCGCTGAGCGCGGCACTTCCGGCCAGCGCTACATTCTCAGCGGAGAAAACATGACGCCTGACCAGCTCGTGGGAAAAGTCGCAGAAACCGCCGGGATCAAACCGCCTGCCTGGTTGTTCTCCCTGCGCGCCTGGATGATTCGCCCCATTGTGTCAGCATTGGCGCTTTGGAGCAGACTCAGGGGCAAACCGGTCAAAGTAGCTCCCAACCTGCTTGACCTATGGGGGCGCTATGCCTGGTATGACGCCAATCGCGCGCGCAATGAACTCGGCTGGAAGCCCCGTCCGTTGCAGGAATCATTGCGCGATACCATTCAATGGATGAATGAGAACAGACCTGCATGA
- the metK gene encoding methionine adenosyltransferase → MITDYVFTSQSVTEGHPDRLCDTISDAIVDAYLRQDPTTRITAECAISKNVLFLAARYASEAVVDVPEIARSVIKEVGYWPRDFNADECTVVTSLIEQSKTVRETNFSSMDDELERITVSHQATVFGYACRHTPELMPLPITLANRLSKQLSEARRQRSIEYLSPDCTTQVGIEFINGFPDRIHSMTLITGCNSQDSMPAFEQIEEDLRHHVINPVFRNASIKPDNMTRVIINPEGPFMRSGPAVHSGMTGRKTDSDTYGTYARHCGAALSGKGPSRIDRVGAYAARYAAKNVVAAGLAEQCEVQLSYTIGFPGPVSVNLTTKGTGIIDDHEIRKRLLRHFDFRLGAIIRDLELRELTRKHDGVFYQALPVNGHFGSEGSLLTWEKTDKAELLTE, encoded by the coding sequence ATGATCACTGACTATGTGTTTACCTCCCAATCTGTCACGGAAGGACATCCCGACAGGCTTTGTGACACCATCAGCGATGCGATTGTCGACGCCTATCTGCGGCAGGACCCTACTACCCGCATTACGGCGGAGTGCGCGATATCGAAAAATGTATTATTTCTTGCCGCGCGATACGCGAGCGAGGCGGTTGTCGATGTTCCGGAAATTGCGCGTTCCGTCATCAAAGAGGTCGGCTACTGGCCTAGAGATTTCAACGCCGATGAATGCACGGTTGTCACGAGTCTGATAGAACAGTCAAAGACGGTCAGGGAAACAAACTTTTCGTCTATGGACGATGAATTGGAACGCATCACCGTTTCGCACCAGGCCACGGTCTTCGGTTATGCTTGCCGTCATACGCCGGAATTGATGCCGTTGCCCATTACCCTGGCGAATCGACTTTCGAAGCAACTGTCCGAAGCCCGGAGACAGCGCAGTATCGAATACCTGTCCCCTGATTGCACTACGCAAGTAGGCATTGAATTCATCAACGGTTTTCCTGACCGGATTCACAGCATGACGCTCATAACCGGCTGTAACAGTCAGGATTCAATGCCAGCCTTTGAGCAGATCGAAGAAGACCTTCGGCATCATGTCATCAATCCGGTTTTTCGGAATGCCTCTATCAAACCGGATAATATGACCCGGGTAATTATCAATCCCGAAGGACCTTTTATGCGGAGCGGTCCGGCAGTCCACTCTGGCATGACCGGCCGGAAAACGGATAGCGATACTTATGGAACTTATGCCAGGCATTGTGGGGCGGCTTTAAGCGGCAAAGGACCGTCGCGCATCGACAGAGTCGGCGCCTATGCGGCGCGCTATGCTGCCAAAAATGTCGTCGCTGCGGGGCTGGCAGAGCAATGCGAAGTGCAGCTCAGTTATACCATCGGTTTTCCCGGACCGGTCAGTGTTAATCTGACGACCAAAGGGACGGGCATAATCGACGATCATGAAATCCGCAAACGCTTGCTCAGGCATTTTGATTTTCGTCTGGGGGCAATTATCAGGGATTTGGAGTTGCGCGAACTTACGCGGAAACATGACGGCGTTTTTTATCAGGCATTGCCTGTTAATGGACACTTTGGTTCAGAGGGTTCGCTTTTGACTTGGGAAAAGACTGACAAGGCCGAGTTACTGACTGAATAA
- a CDS encoding cytochrome P450 translates to MALWNWHTLINSPVAFFNTVITLAKRICKGISSAEMGKTPAQTDDKPENIPTAGFLGKIAAAEQKTPLVPMPDPDDPRYDADRAAYEADKKAYEAALQARGAAVAGIIAASLRNRPYDMLQELLDQPKDVMPFFKPAVGPAVVVRHAHVIKCLERTDLFTVDPYVLEMVKANDDNARNPELSPPFMLGTDKDEWYLPDDVLLRRVVSRQDEKILTALARQEAEYWTQRAKEEGRGEIDVVPTLARFVPLRIVSDYLGVHYYSANEPSCLAGLRGGDTFPLDEELQKVFTFQQIKEGIVPTGDDLFNWVKDAFRNIFNNFNPADPLFPQFRQQGLQATEYLTAYIHELLKFYKGKLQRGEPVPDTMLTRLLQLQLNLASGQDTALEKELQDALGSLLPAGELGRRLSDSQIRANVFGTVVGGVVNPEEASARVIDAILSLKDGKYPVLNGSTYQQALEMAQVPAGSPRETESLGILRKYALEGLRLEPQGEVLIRRCIKDNTELDGISIRKGTLVFVSHAAAMRDPDAVPDPLSFDITRDERPVAYHKDRIRSDEAPQSALYLQHGFGRHKCLGRYASEITLQETLRAMLRLGNLERLGNLQMDDQNLYAVSLRVGFS, encoded by the coding sequence ATGGCTCTTTGGAATTGGCACACGCTCATAAACAGCCCCGTTGCGTTTTTTAACACGGTAATTACGCTGGCAAAACGGATATGCAAGGGAATAAGCTCTGCTGAAATGGGGAAAACACCTGCGCAAACCGACGATAAGCCGGAAAATATCCCGACCGCGGGTTTTTTGGGAAAAATTGCCGCAGCGGAACAAAAAACCCCTCTAGTTCCCATGCCTGATCCGGATGATCCCCGCTACGACGCTGACCGTGCCGCTTATGAAGCGGACAAAAAGGCCTATGAAGCCGCACTTCAGGCGCGCGGAGCCGCAGTCGCCGGTATTATCGCCGCCAGTTTGAGAAACCGGCCTTATGACATGCTGCAGGAATTGCTGGACCAGCCGAAGGACGTGATGCCGTTTTTCAAGCCGGCTGTCGGTCCAGCCGTAGTGGTACGCCATGCTCACGTGATCAAATGCCTGGAACGCACGGATTTATTTACCGTGGATCCCTATGTATTGGAGATGGTCAAGGCCAATGACGATAACGCCAGAAATCCCGAACTTTCGCCTCCCTTCATGCTGGGCACCGACAAAGATGAATGGTATCTCCCGGACGACGTTCTGTTGAGGAGGGTCGTCTCCCGCCAGGATGAAAAGATCCTGACCGCGCTGGCGAGGCAGGAGGCGGAATACTGGACACAGCGGGCGAAGGAGGAAGGACGAGGCGAAATCGACGTTGTACCGACCCTTGCGCGCTTCGTCCCTTTGCGCATCGTCAGCGATTATCTGGGCGTCCATTATTATTCAGCCAATGAACCTTCCTGCCTGGCCGGCCTTCGGGGTGGGGACACGTTCCCTCTGGATGAAGAACTGCAGAAGGTTTTCACCTTTCAGCAGATTAAGGAAGGCATCGTACCGACAGGCGACGATCTGTTCAACTGGGTGAAAGACGCCTTCCGCAATATCTTTAACAACTTTAATCCCGCAGACCCTTTGTTTCCTCAGTTTCGCCAACAGGGACTGCAGGCCACCGAATACTTGACTGCTTATATCCACGAACTGCTCAAATTCTACAAGGGGAAACTTCAGCGGGGCGAGCCGGTTCCCGACACCATGCTGACCCGTCTCCTGCAATTGCAGTTGAATTTGGCCAGCGGCCAGGATACGGCGCTGGAGAAGGAATTGCAGGACGCACTTGGATCTCTCCTGCCCGCCGGCGAATTAGGCAGACGCTTGTCCGATTCACAGATCCGCGCCAATGTCTTCGGCACGGTTGTCGGCGGCGTCGTCAATCCGGAGGAAGCCAGCGCGCGGGTCATCGACGCGATCCTGTCCCTGAAGGACGGCAAGTATCCGGTATTGAACGGCTCCACTTATCAGCAGGCGCTGGAAATGGCTCAAGTACCGGCGGGCAGCCCGCGGGAAACGGAAAGCCTCGGCATCCTGCGCAAGTACGCCCTGGAAGGATTGCGCCTTGAACCGCAAGGGGAAGTGCTGATCAGACGCTGCATCAAGGACAATACGGAACTTGACGGCATATCCATCCGCAAGGGAACCCTAGTTTTCGTCTCTCACGCAGCGGCGATGCGTGACCCCGATGCCGTGCCCGATCCCCTGTCTTTTGATATCACTCGGGACGAGCGTCCGGTCGCTTACCATAAAGATCGGATACGGAGCGACGAAGCGCCGCAAAGCGCCCTTTATCTCCAGCACGGCTTTGGGCGGCACAAATGCCTCGGCCGCTACGCTTCGGAAATTACCCTGCAGGAAACGCTGCGGGCCATGCTGCGCTTAGGCAACCTGGAACGGCTTGGCAATCTGCAGATGGACGATCAAAACCTTTACGCCGTCAGTTTACGCGTGGGTTTTAGTTAA